In the Populus trichocarpa isolate Nisqually-1 chromosome 1, P.trichocarpa_v4.1, whole genome shotgun sequence genome, one interval contains:
- the LOC7491431 gene encoding trihelix transcription factor ASR3 has protein sequence MALEQQLSLTPTQNPVDGERTNGVDTNIRDGGDDGNKAPRLPRWTRQEILVLIQGKRVAENRVRRGRASGMGIGSGQIEPKWASVSSYCKRHGVNRGPVQCRKRWSNLAGDFKKIKEWETSIREETESFWVMRNDLRRERKLPGFFDREVYDILDGGGGTVPGLALALAPSSTAAEAEAVAEEVVFDSGRSAAAEDGLFSDFEQEEGGGSPEAVVKEVQPIKMAVTAGVANPTPISEKQYQPAPRASQAQVPPNDKRPATNPEMGSASHEERKRKRFVIDGDEETISLQSHLIDVLERNGKMLTAQLEAQNTNFQLDREQRKDHADGLVAVLNKLANALGKIADKL, from the exons atggcTTTAGAGCAGCAATTAAGCTTAACCCCAACTCAAAATCCAGTTGACGGCGAAAGAACTAACGGCGTTGACACCAACATCCGAGACGGCGGGGATGACGGAAACAAAGCACCGAGACTCCCTCGGTGGACGCGGCAAGAAATTCTAGTACTCATACAGGGCAAGAGAGTGGCAGAAAACAGAGTCCGGAGAGGTCGCGCATCGGGTATGGGCATCGGGTCGGGTCAAATCGAACCGAAATGGGCCTCAGTATCTTCTTACTGTAAAAGACATGGAGTGAACCGAGGACCGGTTCAGTGTCGGAAAAGATGGAGTAATTTAGCAGGTGATtttaagaagataaaagaaTGGGAGACTTCAATAAGAGAAGAAACGGAGTCCTTTTGGGTTATGAGGAATGATTTGAGAAGAGAAAGGAAGTTGCCTGGGTTTTTTGATAGGGAGGTATATGATATTCTCGATGGTGGCGGCGGTACGGTCCCGGGATTGGCGCTTGCTTTGGCACCGTCTTCGACGGCGGCGGAGGCGGAGGCAGTAGCGGAGGAGGTGGTTTTTGATAGTGGGCGGAGTGCAGCGGCGGAGGATGGGTTGTTTTCGGATTTTGAGCAGGAGGAGGGAGGAGGGAGTCCGGAGGCTGTAGTTAAGGAGGTGCAACCGATAAAGATGGCGGTGACGGCAGGGGTTGCTAATCCGACACCGATTTCAG AGAAGCAGTACCAGCCAGCTCCACGAGCAAGTCAAGCTCAAG TTCCACCAAATGATAAAAGGCCCGCCACAAATCCTGAGATGGGGTCTGCTTCGCATGAGGAACGGAAACGGAAACGGTTTGTGATAGATGGTGATGAGGAAACCATCAGTTTGCAGagtcatttgattgatgtcttGGAAAGGAATGGCAAAATGCTGACTGCTCAGCTTGAAGCTCAGAACACAAATTTTCAGCTGGACCGGGAGCAGAGGAAGGATCATGCAGATGGCTTGGTTGCTGTTCTCAATAAGCTCGCGAATGCGCTTGGGAAAATAGCGGATAAGTTGTAG
- the LOC7491432 gene encoding uncharacterized protein LOC7491432, with product MVRGKGHMGSAGEGIGLVFLTLALCIAIMFEQCQGRSAYAEPANCLRLECAPYQVIHSQKDYEIRSYRTATWISTSPVNSNSYKDAVGHGFNILATYIQGNNDQAANINMTAPVLVDMFSSTASSRNTTFTVHLYLPQKYQNNPPLSRQVHPVKLPKHRHAAVKRFGGFMNDTNIPGQVLALKKSLEGTPWESSIARTQSRGRVPCSVAGYNSPYEYENRANEVMFWFD from the exons ATGGTTCGAGGAAAGGGCCACATGGGTTCGGCCGGCGAAGGGATTGGTTTGGTCTTCTTGACCCTGGCTTTGTGCATTGCTATCATGTTTGAGCAATGTCAAGGTCGCAGTGCCTATGCAGAGCCAGCAAACTGTCTACGCCTGGAGTGTGCTCCATATCAGGTGATTCACAGTCaaaaagattatgaaattaGAAGTTACAGAACAGCGACTTGGATTTCTACTTCACCAGTCAACTCTAACTCGTACAAGGATGCAGTTGGTCATGGTTTCAACAT CCTCGCTACGTATATTCAAGGAAACAATGATCAGGCAGCAAACATCAACATGACAGCTCCAGTTTTGGTAGATATGTTTTCATCAACCGCGAGTTCCCGCAACACAACCTTTACTGTGCACCTCTATTTGCCACAAAAGTACCAAAATAACCCTCCTCTCTCCCGTCAAGTACATCCAGTGAAGCTGCCTAAACACCGCCATGCAGCTGTGAAGAGGTTTGGAGGTTTTATGAACGACACCAACATCCCTGGACAAGTTTTGGCGTTGAAGAAAAGCCTCGAGGGCACCCCCTGGGAATCATCCATAGCAAGGACACAAAGCAGGGGTCGTGTGCCTTGCAGTGTTGCTGGCTACAACTCGCCCTACGAATATGAGAATCGTGCAAATGAAGTCATGTTTTGGTTTGATTAA